The following coding sequences are from one Thunnus maccoyii chromosome 17, fThuMac1.1, whole genome shotgun sequence window:
- the taf1b gene encoding TATA box-binding protein-associated factor RNA polymerase I subunit B, with product MDEEHTAGFREPCAQCSAVDWGVSDEGRFYCKSCHNVIERTKEVVDLTFTPGSTRVSTISKGSRHKKTERGRVWMICEGFQFILRNQADALLRLGVSPGFKDEVLCPLWRLYLQKSRQAYTNNPVRSSKFKLGGPDSESDSAPESSIMSASETDGETHPPSTAGSNAENSSEWSLCSGSVDATAYLSARLRRGRGLMTLRKTLALIHLALIWCREALTLSDLLRLVKEGHVPYVNAYEELPEEMKLEGKDSLIFRVESYPSHRAVHQEAQNLALFLQLPAFPPISRQSLLHPALLSVRYLTDANLPDELHLWVCRLMERAGMADQTLHAFEPSSHPVLPQYDMQAAALIIVTLKLLFGLDDHSEWILSSEASEQDEPGDMFNLRRWYRLLQAALLRAQQSRDQDAARKQWKAKKPLHLNKKNKWVVMKQKRIAEQVQICFEKLSSRPAGVQCVGPSSFRFCWGDEDGADGPSLHQKKLDAVLTLKHDVLTPSNSTYWHPPLRPCERRKCRSHYPEVEPTLPRTFVWLLQLFSFLLDVKPAYLYEEVLTVERRVLGSKTQQTENLWKRMTRTRTRTRTRTRTSPRIQQRERETEETR from the exons ATGGACGAGGAGCACACG gctgGCTTCAGGGAGCCTTGCGCTCAGTGTTCGGCGGTGGATTGGGGAGTTTCAGATGAGGGTCGTTTCTACTGCAAGTCCTGCCACAACGTCATCGAg AGAACCAAAGAGGTGGTGGATCTGACATTCACTCCTGGATCCACCCGGGTCTCCACCATCAGCAAAGGAAGCAGACACAAGAAGACTG AGCGAGGTCGTGTGTGGATGATCTGTGAAGGCTTCCAGTTCATCCTGAGAAACCAGGCCGACGCTCTGCTCAGACTGGGAGTCTCCCCTGGCTTCAAG GACGAGGTTTTGTGTCCGCTGTGGAGACTCTACCTGCAGAAGAGTCGGCAGGCTTATACCAACAACCCAGTGAGGAGCTCCAAGTTCAAACTG ggaGGTCCGGACTCAGAGTCGGACAGCGCGCCTGAGTCCTCCATCATGTCGGCCAGCGAGACGGATGGTGAGACGCACCCGCCCAGCACGGCCGGATCAAACGCAG AGAACTCCAGTGAATGGTCGCTGTGCTCGGGCTCGGTGGACGCCACCGCCTACCTGTCGGCTCGGCTGAGGCGGGGCCGCGGTCTGATGACCCTGAGGAAGACTCTGGCTCTGATCCACCTGGCTCTGATCTGGTGCCGTGAGGCGTTGACGCTCAGCGACCTGCTCAG GTTGGTGAAAGAAGGACACGTCCCGTATGTGAACGCTTACGAAGAACTTCCTGAAGAGATGAAGCTGGAAGGAAAAGACTCGCTCATCTTCAGAGTCGAG AGCTATCCGTCTCACCGGGCGGTGCATCAGGAGGCTCAGAATCTGGCTCTCTTCCTGCAGCTTCCTGCTTTTCCTCCAATCAGCAGGCAGAGTCTGCTGCACCCGGCGCTGCTCAGCGTGCGCTACCTGACCGACGCCAACCTGCCCG ACGAGCTCCACCTGTGGGTCTGCAGGCTGATGGAGCGCGCCGGCATGGCGGATCAAACGCTCCACGCGTTCGAGCCCTCGTCTCATCCCGTCCTGCCGCAGTACGACATGCAGGCCGCCGCCCTCATCATCGTCACCTTGAAGCTTCTCTTCGGCCTGGACGACCACAGCGAGTG GATTTTATCCAGTGAAGCAAGCGAGCAGGATGaaccag GAGACATGTTTAACCTGCGGAGGTGGTACCGGCTGCTGCAGGCCGCTCTGCTCCGAGCTCAGCAGAGCAGAGACCAGGACGCCGCCAG GAAACAGTGGAAGGCAAAGAAACCTCTGCACCTGAACAAGAAGAACAAATGGGTCGTGATGAAGCAGAAAA gaataGCAGAGCAGGTGCAGATCTGTTTCGAGAAGCTGTCCTCTCGGCCGGCAGGTGTCCAGTGCGTCGGTCCGTCCAGTTTCAGGTTCTGCTGGGGGGACGAGGACGGAGCAGACGGTCCCAGTCTTCACCAGAAGAAGCTGGACGCCGTCCTGACCCTGAAACACGATGTCCTGACGCCCTCTAACTCAACATACTGGCATCCGCCACTCAGACCCTGCGAACGCAG GAAGTGCAGGAGTCACTACCCGGAGGTTGAGCCGACGCTGCCGAGGACGTTCGTTTGGCTGCTGCAGCTCTTCTCCTTCCTGCTGGACGTGAAGCCGGCCTACCTGTATGAGGAGGTGCTGACGGTGGAGAGACGAGTCCTCGGCAGCAAAACACAACAGACTGAAAACCTGTGGAAGAGGatgaccaggaccaggaccaggaccaggacacGGACCAGGACTTCACCGAGGATACAGCAGAGAGAACGAGAAACTGAAGAAACCAGATGA